From Acipenser ruthenus chromosome 23, fAciRut3.2 maternal haplotype, whole genome shotgun sequence, the proteins below share one genomic window:
- the LOC131699734 gene encoding acid sphingomyelinase-like phosphodiesterase 3b isoform X1, translated as MSLTSPIALCLLLSSCGAQALSGHFWHITDLHWDPQYKMSSDPKSVCPSSGSQAVHNAGRWGDYLCDSPWDLINSSIYTMRHILPDPDFILWTGDDTPHVPNEQLGEEAVLQIIANLTHILQEVFPDTKVYSAMGNHDFHPKSQLPAEENSGYLRTAELWGRWLDSSSVVTFRKGAYYTERLLNKSGQRMIVLNTNLYYNQNKLTMDLPDPADQFKWLEQELTSAAASKEKVYIIGHVPPGFFEKKRHTSWFTQHFNERYIEIIRKHHPVIAGQFFGHQHTDSFHMFYDSSGGPHSFYRTIPYIFLMQGKHFTFDLSLCLGSPISTMFLAPGITPWKTTLPGVENGANNPGIRVFEYDRTTLLVKDMVTYYLNLTHANLVGPRWEKEYRLTESFRVPDASARSMHGVLRQIETDDCALQRYYRFNSVNYDLSRCDSACRTKHVCAIREVDFTRYESCVVTEGVALLSLAPVLLLLPAALSWNPIM; from the exons ATGTCTCTCACATCACCTATTGCCCTGTGCCTTCTGCTCAGCAGCTGTGGAGCCCAGGCCTTGTCAG GCCACTTCTGGCACATCACTGACCTTCACTGGGACCCGCAGTACAAGATGTCCAGTGACCCCAAGTCTGTCTGCCCGTCCAGCGGCTCTCAGGCTGTTCACAATGCCGGTCGCTGGGGTGATTACCTGTGCGACTCCCCCTGGGATCTGATCAACTCCTCCATCTACACCATGAGACACATCCTGCCCGACCCGGACTTCATCCTGTGGACTGG tGATGACACTCCACATGTGCCTAACGAGCAGCTGGGAGAGGAGGCAGTGTTGCAGATCATTGCTAACCTCACTCACATCCTGCAGGAGGTGTTTCCAG ACACCAAAGTGTACTCTGCGATGGGTAACCACGACTTTCATCCCAAGAGCCAGCTACCCGCTGAAGAGAACTCTGGATACCTCAGGACTGCAGAGCTGTGGGGTCGCTGGCTGGACAGCAGCTCCGTAGTCACATTCAGAAAAG GTGCGTACTACACTGAGAGGCTGCTGAACAAGTCTGGCCAGCGCATGATTGTTCTGAACACAAACCTCTACTACAACCAGAACAAGCTGACCATGGACCTCCCGGACCCCGCTGACCAGTTCAAGTGGCTGGAGCAGGAGCTGACCAGTGCAGCGGCAAGCAAGGAGAAG GTTTACATCATCGGACACGTTCCTCCTGGATTCTTTGAGAAGAAGCGTCACACGTCCTGGTTCACTCAGCACTTCAACGAGCGCTACATTGAGATCATCCGGAAGCACCACCCCGTCATCGCAGGGCAGTTCTTCGGACATCAGCACACAGACAGCTTCCACATGTTCTACGACAGCTCTGGTGGGCCACACTCTTTTTACAGAACAATTCCATATATATTTCTAATGCAGGGAAAGCACTTCACGTTTGATCTCTCTCTGTGTTTAGGGTCTCCGATCAGCACAATGTTCCTGGCGCCTGGAATAACCCCCTGGAAAACTACACTcccgggagtggagaacggggcCAACAACCCTGGCATCCGAGTCTTCGAGTACGACCGCACCACCTTGCTCGTGAAG GACATGGTGACCTACTACCTGAACCTGACTCACGCCAACCTGGTGGGTCCGCGCTGGGAAAAGGAGTACCGGCTCACCGAATCCTTCCGCGTGCCCGACGCCTCGGCACGCTCCATGCACGGGGTGCTGCGACAGATCGAGACGGATGACTGTGCCCTGCAGCGATATTACCGCTTCAACTCTGTGAACTACGACCTCTCGCGCTGCGACTCGGCCTGTCGCACAAAACACGTGTGTGCGATCCGCGAGGTGGACTTCACCAGATACGAGAGCTGCGTCGTCACAGAGGGCGTCGCTCTCCTCTCTCTAGCGCCGGTTTTACTGCTGCTGCCGGCCGCGCTGTCATGGAATCCGATAATGTAA
- the LOC117412763 gene encoding enoyl-[acyl-carrier-protein] reductase, mitochondrial — protein sequence MWLIKMVAAHRESVCRVLAHASSVRNAEQCFRARGGRCYSALRPIYELRRRRGESLCSAPVCSYSVSAPRGECEALVYRRHGDPAQVIQLERLALPELGVSDVHVKMLAAPVNPSDINMVQGTYAILPELPAVGGNEGVGQVLKVGSQVTSLRAGDWVIPQDAGLGTWRTEAVLNERTLAAVPSDVPLLCAASLSVNPCTAFRMLSDFENLQPGDCVIQNAANSGVGQAVIQIAATRGIHTINIVRDRPDLHKLTERLKSLGADHVITEDTLRKPEMKELFKKVPRPRLALNCVGGKSATELLRHLQKGGTMVTYGGMSKQPVAVPVSALIFKDVKLRGFWVTQWKRDHAHDREKVQAMISALCQLFLQGKLSAPASTEVPFRDYQTAVQDSMKPFVSAKQILVM from the exons ATGTGGTTGATTAAGATGGTCGCTGCACACAGGGAGAGTGTATGCAGGGTCTTAGCTCATGCAAGCAGTGTCAGGAATGCCGAGCAGTGCTTCAGAGCTCGGGGCGGGAGGTGCTACAGCGCATTGAGACCCATCTATGAGTTGAGACGTCGCCGCGGTGAATCGCTGTGCTCGGCGCCGGTCTGTAGTTACTCCGTGTCGGCACCTAGAGGGGAGTGTGAAGCGCTGGTGTATCGGAGGCATGGGGATCCCGCTCAGGTCATACA GCTAGAGAGACTGGCACTCCCTGAGCTGGGCGTTTCAGACGTTCATGTAAAGATGCTGGCAGCGCCAGTGAACCCGTCAGATATCAACATGGTGCAAG GTACCTATGCTATCCTACCAGAGCTCCCAGCAGTGGGAGGCAACGAGGGGGTGGGGCAGGTGCTTAAAGTGGGCAGTCAGGTGACCTCGTTGAGAGCTGGTGATTGGGTGATTCCGCAAGATGCTGGACTTG GCACGTGGAGGACGGAGGCAGTGCTGAATGAGAGGACCCTGGCTGCGGTCCCCAGCGACGTCCCCCTGCTGTGTGCGGCCTCGCTGAGCGTGAATCCCTGCACTGCCTTCAGGATGCTGTCCGACTTCGAGAACCTGCAGCCAG GGGACTGTGTGATCCAGAACGCAGCGAACAGTGGAGTGGGGCAGGCTGTCATTCAGATTGCAGCCACCAGGGGGATCCATACCATCAATATCGTCAGAGacag ACCAGACCTTCATAAGCTGACCGAGCGGCTGAAGTCCCTGGGTGCAGATCACGTGATCACTGAAGACACGCTGAGGAAGCCTGAAATGAAGGAGCTGTTCAAG AAAGTGCCTCGGCCCAGACTGGCCCTGAATTGTGTGGGAGGGAAGAGTGCTACAGAGCTGCTGAGACACTTGCA GAAAGGAGGGACCATGGTGACGTATGGGGGAATGTCGAAGCAGCCTGTCGCAGTGCCTGTG AGTGCCCTGATCTTCAAGGATGTGAAGCTAAGGGGGTTCTGGGTGACCCAGTGGAAGAGAGACCATGCACACG ACAGAGAGAAGGTGCAGGCGATGATTTCTGCGCTGTGTCAGCTGTTTCTCCAGGGCAAACTGAGCGCTCCGGCCAGCACCGAGGTCCCGTTCCGGGATTACCAGACCGCTGTCCAGGACTCCATGAAGCCCTTTGTGTCCGCCAAGCAGATCCTGGTCATGTGA
- the LOC131699734 gene encoding acid sphingomyelinase-like phosphodiesterase 3b isoform X2, with amino-acid sequence MSLTSPIALCLLLSSCGAQALSGHFWHITDLHWDPQYKMSSDPKSVCPSSGSQAVHNAGRWGDYLCDSPWDLINSSIYTMRHILPDPDFILWTGDDTPHVPNEQLGEEAVLQIIANLTHILQEVFPDTKVYSAMGNHDFHPKSQLPAEENSGYLRTAELWGRWLDSSSVVTFRKGAYYTERLLNKSGQRMIVLNTNLYYNQNKLTMDLPDPADQFKWLEQELTSAAASKEKVYIIGHVPPGFFEKKRHTSWFTQHFNERYIEIIRKHHPVIAGQFFGHQHTDSFHMFYDSSGSPISTMFLAPGITPWKTTLPGVENGANNPGIRVFEYDRTTLLVKDMVTYYLNLTHANLVGPRWEKEYRLTESFRVPDASARSMHGVLRQIETDDCALQRYYRFNSVNYDLSRCDSACRTKHVCAIREVDFTRYESCVVTEGVALLSLAPVLLLLPAALSWNPIM; translated from the exons ATGTCTCTCACATCACCTATTGCCCTGTGCCTTCTGCTCAGCAGCTGTGGAGCCCAGGCCTTGTCAG GCCACTTCTGGCACATCACTGACCTTCACTGGGACCCGCAGTACAAGATGTCCAGTGACCCCAAGTCTGTCTGCCCGTCCAGCGGCTCTCAGGCTGTTCACAATGCCGGTCGCTGGGGTGATTACCTGTGCGACTCCCCCTGGGATCTGATCAACTCCTCCATCTACACCATGAGACACATCCTGCCCGACCCGGACTTCATCCTGTGGACTGG tGATGACACTCCACATGTGCCTAACGAGCAGCTGGGAGAGGAGGCAGTGTTGCAGATCATTGCTAACCTCACTCACATCCTGCAGGAGGTGTTTCCAG ACACCAAAGTGTACTCTGCGATGGGTAACCACGACTTTCATCCCAAGAGCCAGCTACCCGCTGAAGAGAACTCTGGATACCTCAGGACTGCAGAGCTGTGGGGTCGCTGGCTGGACAGCAGCTCCGTAGTCACATTCAGAAAAG GTGCGTACTACACTGAGAGGCTGCTGAACAAGTCTGGCCAGCGCATGATTGTTCTGAACACAAACCTCTACTACAACCAGAACAAGCTGACCATGGACCTCCCGGACCCCGCTGACCAGTTCAAGTGGCTGGAGCAGGAGCTGACCAGTGCAGCGGCAAGCAAGGAGAAG GTTTACATCATCGGACACGTTCCTCCTGGATTCTTTGAGAAGAAGCGTCACACGTCCTGGTTCACTCAGCACTTCAACGAGCGCTACATTGAGATCATCCGGAAGCACCACCCCGTCATCGCAGGGCAGTTCTTCGGACATCAGCACACAGACAGCTTCCACATGTTCTACGACAGCTCTG GGTCTCCGATCAGCACAATGTTCCTGGCGCCTGGAATAACCCCCTGGAAAACTACACTcccgggagtggagaacggggcCAACAACCCTGGCATCCGAGTCTTCGAGTACGACCGCACCACCTTGCTCGTGAAG GACATGGTGACCTACTACCTGAACCTGACTCACGCCAACCTGGTGGGTCCGCGCTGGGAAAAGGAGTACCGGCTCACCGAATCCTTCCGCGTGCCCGACGCCTCGGCACGCTCCATGCACGGGGTGCTGCGACAGATCGAGACGGATGACTGTGCCCTGCAGCGATATTACCGCTTCAACTCTGTGAACTACGACCTCTCGCGCTGCGACTCGGCCTGTCGCACAAAACACGTGTGTGCGATCCGCGAGGTGGACTTCACCAGATACGAGAGCTGCGTCGTCACAGAGGGCGTCGCTCTCCTCTCTCTAGCGCCGGTTTTACTGCTGCTGCCGGCCGCGCTGTCATGGAATCCGATAATGTAA